A single window of Maylandia zebra isolate NMK-2024a linkage group LG2, Mzebra_GT3a, whole genome shotgun sequence DNA harbors:
- the zgc:154054 gene encoding putative RNA-directed DNA polymerase from transposon BS isoform X1: MRFYPYKLACLLAFGCFVSVTWIKSIPSDEDFRDGDEASLRTARANLSRGIREAKRQYSRKISHHFKDSRDSRSLWRGIQTITDYKPPPQTCDSTIPLLNELNTFFARFEVRNSTTAQKTPPPPGDQVMTLSPDSVRRSLSRINARKAPGPDNIPGRVLRNCAVELTDVFTDIFNISLIQAVVPTCFKATTIIPVPKKSSPSCFNDYRPVALTPILMKCFERLVMQHIKTVLPPSLDPFQFAYRPNRSTDDAISTALHSALTHLDKKDSYVRMLFIDFSSAFNTIIPQQLIQKLVQLGLNTSLCNWLLDFLTGRPQAVRVGSNTSSTIILNTGAPQGCVLSPLLFTLLTHDCTPSHSSNLFIKFADDTTVVGLISNRDETDYRSEVRRLATWCADNNLSLNVEKTKEIVVDFRRMHTQHAPLTIDGASVERVSSTKFLGVHITEDLSWTYNTTALAKKSQQRLFFLRKLRRAGAPAPIMYTFYRGTIESILSSCITVWFGACNASCHRTLQRIVRAAERIIGVSLPSLQDIYSTRLTKKALCIAADPTHPMQSFFKLLPSGRRLRSLQARTSRLKDSFIHQAVRKLNSLPILPPSPLFSTTVSLNSVTHTHTLTL; this comes from the exons ATGAGGTTTTACCCCTATAAGTTAGCATGTCTCTTGGCGTTCGGGTGTTTTGTGTCGGTTACTTGGATTAAATCGATTCCCAGTGATGAAG ACTTCAGAGATGGAGACGAGGCAAGCCTGAGGACAGCTAGGGCCAACCTTTCCCGtggcatcagagaggctaagagaCAGTACTCCAGGAAAATATCCCATCActtcaaagacagcagagactcacggagcctgtggcggggcatTCAGACCATCACAGATTACAAGCCCCCACCACAGACTTGTGACAGTACTATCCCCCTGCtgaacgagctgaacactttctttgCTCGCTTTGAAGTCCGAAACAGCACCACTGCACAGAAGACCCCACCCCCTCCTGGTGACCAGGTGATGACTCTGTCCCCGGACAGCGTGAGGAGATCCCTCAGCAGGATCAATGCACGTAAAGCTCCGGGTCCTGACAACATTCCTGGTCGTGTACTGAGAAACTGTGCAGTGGAACTCActgatgtcttcacagacatcttcaacatatcactcatccaggctgtcgtccccacatgttttaaagccaccacaatcattccggttccaaaaaagtcatctccctcctgctttaatgactaccgtcctgttgcacttactcccatcctgatgaagtgcttcgaacgACTAGTCATGCAGCACATCAAGACtgtcctgcccccctccctgGATCCCTTCCAGTTTGCGTATCGGCCCAATCGCTCAACCGATgatgccatctccactgcactccactcagcactcacacacctggacaaaaaagattcatatgttcgaatgctgttcatagacttcagttcagcattcaacactataatcccccaacagctcattcaaaaactggtccagctggggctcaacacctcactgtgcaactggCTGTTGGATTTCCTCACCGGAAGACCTCAAGCAGTACGGGTCGGCAGTAATACATccagcaccatcattttaaacacgggggccccgcagggatgtgtgctgagccccctcctcttcactctgctgacccatgactgcactccatcacacagctccaacctcttcatcaagtttgcggacgacacaacggtggtgggtctcattagcaacagggatgagaccgactacagaagtgaggtgagacgcctggccacgtggtgtgctgacaacaatctctctctgaatgtggagaagacgaaggagattgttgtggacttcaggagaatgcacacccaacatgctcctctgaccattgacggagcgtctgtggagagagtgagcagcaccaagttcttgggtgtgcacatcacagaggatctctcctggacgtacaacaccacagcactggccaagaaatcacagcagcgtctcttctttctccgcaaactaagaagagcaggagctccagcccccatcatgtacactttctacagaggcaccatcgagagcatcctgtcgagctgcatcactgtgtggtttggagcctgcaatgcgtcctgtcatagaaccctccaacgcatagtgagagctgcagagaggatcattggtgtctctctcccctccctccaggacatttacagcacccgtctcactaaaaaagccctttgcatagcggctgatcccacgcacccaatgcaaagcttcttcaagctgctgccgtcggggaggagactgcggagtctccaggccaggaccagcagactgaaggacagcttcatccatcaggctgtcaggaagcttaactccctcccgattctgcccccctctcccctcttctccaccacggtctcactgaactctgtcacacacacacacacactcactctctga
- the mmp17b gene encoding matrix metalloproteinase-17b, whose protein sequence is MKMYMTFLCLSCGWMQTTCAASVTLSPSSAPVTPTQDESSKLVDWLMKYGYLPPSDPSTGQLQAWTGVTSAVRAMQRFAGLKDSGVVDEETMAVMNTPRCSLPDQEESSNQEKINMRRRRRWAVSMWTRRNINWRLQSYPSSSHLSRETIRSLIFYALRVWAEPTPLEFHEVGSPDAADLRVDFFHGYHGDDYPFDGAGGAVGHAFFPSDPARAGVVHLDAEEEWAFRQPVSEGTDLFTVLVHEFGHALGLPHSSSRHSVMRPYYLGPVGDPLHYRLGPQDLEHITQLYGQMNKLLSTEAPRITTELHHRGHHHHRRQHHHRHGPSIDHCNTSFDAVAKIRGETFFFKGPMMWRVNGGGLVSGRGSSVRRLWRGLPPDLLHLQAVLERRSDHAIIFISGHQFWLFKDLSLQEGYPQPLSALRTGVSLDLADTDNDDDDEQAAGALERWGLVWDPEEGAVWGKIGDAKQENQGDTWTQLLKEGVNGITTDTNGSVYLFKGESYWKFMFPGSSLHDGYPRSSAADWLGCTDSSSPGMQDLSFSLSSPGGREELRESWRYRGEEEELIKRKRVRDGTKHKEVLDRGSHIWTKCTCRNGALGGRTTFLIAALLQVTWALLAV, encoded by the exons ATGAAGATGTATATGACTTTCCTCTGCTTGAGctgtggatggatgcaaacaacTTGTGCTGCTAGTGTGACTCTGTCACCATCCTCTGCACCAGTGACACCCACTCAAGATGAGAGCTCCAAACTTGTG GATTGGCTGATGAAGTATGGTTACCTCCCACCCTCAGACCCTTCCACCGGTCAGCTGCAGGCTTGGACAGGTGTCACCAGTGCTGTGAGGGCCATGCAAAGGTTTGCAGGCCTAAAAGACAGCGGAGTTGTAG ATGAGGAGACAATGGCGGTGATGAACACGCCACGCTGCTCACTACCGGACCAGGAGGAATCATCCAACcaagagaaaataaatatgAGGAGGCGGAGAAGATGGGCTGTCTCCATGTGGACGCGCAGGAACATCAACTGGAG GTTGCAATCATATCCCTCCTCTTCTCATCTGTCTCGGGAAACAATTCGCTCACTTATCTTCTACGCTTTAAGAGTGTGGGCCGAGCCAACGCCACTGGAGTTCCATGAG GTGGGCAGTCCGGATGCAGCTGACCTGCGGGTAGACTTCTTCCATGGTTACCATGGTGATGACTACCCCTTTGATGGGGCAGGTGGAGCAGTAGGCCACGCTTTCTTCCCCTCAGACCCAGCCCGGGCAGGAGTAGTTCATTTGGATGCGGAGGAAGAGTGGGCATTCAGACAGCCAG TCTCTGAGGGTACCGACCTGTTCACAGTGCTGGTTCATGAGTTTGGCCACGCACTGGGCCTTCCTCATTCCTCATCCCGTCACTCAGTCATGAGGCCATACTACCTGGGTCCTGTCGGAGACCCTCTCCACTACCGCCTGGGACCCCAAGACCTGGAGCACATCACTCAGCTCTATG GCCAAATGAACAAGCTGCTGTCTACGGAGGCTCCTCGTATCACCACAGAGTTGCACCACAGaggccatcatcatcatcgtcgtcaGCATCATCATAGGCATGG CCCCTCCATAGATCACTGTAACACCAGTTTTGATGCTGTGGCAAAGATTCGAGGAGAAACTTTCTTCTTCAAAG GTCCGATGATGTGGAGGGTCAATGGCGGAGGCTTGGTGTCGGGGCGCGGTTCTTCAGTGAGGAGGTTGTGGAGGGGTCTACCCCCTGACCTGCTTCATCTTCAAGCTGTGCTGGAGAGGCGCTCGGATCATGCGATCATCTTTATCAGTG GTCACCAGTTCTGGCTCTTCAAGGACCTGTCTCTGCAAGAAGGTTACCCTCAGCCCCTGTCTGCTCTCAGGACGGGCGTCAGCTTAGATTTAGCAGACACTGATAACGACGATGATGACGAGCAGGCAGCAGGAGCATTAGAGAGATGGGGCCTGGTCTGGGACCCGGAGGAGGGGGCTGTGTGGGGAAAAATTGGAGATGCCAAACAAGAGAATCAAGGAGACACCTGGACACAACTGCTCAAAGAGGGTGTGAATGGAATCACTACAGACACTAATG gCTCTGTCTATCTCTTTAAAGGAGAGTCCTACTGGAAGTTCATGTTTCCAGGTTCATCACTGCATGATGGATACCCACGATCCTCTGCTGCAGACTGGCTGGGCTGCACTGACTCATCCTCACCTGGGATGCAGGACCTCTCCTTTTCACTGTCATCACCTGGAGGAAGAGAGGAGCTCAGGGAGAGTTGGAGATATCggggagaggaggaagaactGATAAAAAGAAAGCGGGTCAGAGACGGAACTAAACACAAAGAGGTGCTGGACAGAGGTTCACACATCTGGACAAAATGCACATGCCGAAACGGAGCCCTGGGGGGCAGGACAACATTTTTGATAGCTGCCTTGCTGCAGGTTACATGGGCACTGTTAGCTGTTTAA